The following nucleotide sequence is from Streptomyces xiamenensis.
TCGGCGCGCAGCCGGTCCACGTGGGCGGTGGTGGCGCTGACCGGGGTGGTGGCCAGGGCAGCGGCGAACTCGATGACCGCCGTCCACCGCGCGTCCTGCCCGGCGGCGAGCGGAGCGGTGGCGGCCGGAAGCCAGTCGGCGTCCCGCTGGAGGGAGACGCCGAGCAGCCGGTCCACGTCCTCGGGCCGCTTCGACATCTGGGCGGACTTGCGGGCGTGCACGGAGGCGCAGTAGACGCAGTCGGTCACCTTGCTGGTCGCGGCGGCGGCCAGTTCGCGTTCGGCGCGGGGCAGCCCTTCGCGGGTGGCGAAGATCGCGGCGTCCAGGGAGGTGCGGGCGGCCAGCACCCGGGGCAGCCGGGCCAGCAGCCGGAAGTACTCGCCGTTGGTCTTGCCCCGGAAGGAGTCCTCCTGCTCGGGGGTGAGTTCGTCGGTGGGCACGGGGGGCACCCAGGCCGTCCAGGACAGGAGCTCACGGGTGTACGCGACGGGGCGCTCGCGTCCGTTGGACGCCACCCGCGCGGTGCTCTTGGTGCGGCCCCGCCCCGGCGTGGGGCGGTGCGGCGTGTCGGCCGGCTCGGGGTTCTGCCCCTGGAGCAGCCGCAGTCCCTGGATGGCGCGCGCCTGGAAGGCGGTGAAAGCGGCGACCTGCGAGATGACGACGATGTCGTCGGGCGTCCAGCCGGCTTCGGTCAGCAGGTCGAGGTCCGCGCGGGTGGCCAGGGCGGGGGAGACGGAGATGAGGTCGACGTGGGCGGCGGCGGCGCGCAGCGTGGGGTCCTCGGGCAGTTCGTCGCTGAGGAACGCGGTGTCCGCCCCGAGCCGTACGTGATCTTGGACGAGCGCGTCGACGCCGTGCCGGCGCGCGGCCAGGGCGGCCAGCCCCCGGCGTACCGGTACGCTCACCGCCGCCTCGCCGCCGAACAGCGCGTCCGAGGCTTCCTGGGCGCGCTGTGCGACCAGCGGTTTGGTGGCCCTGGCCGCCGCGATCCGCTCGTCGAGCCCGGCCAGTCGTGCGATGTCGTCGGGGGTGGTGCTCATGAGTTCCGCCTCGTGGTGCTCGGTCGCGTGGTCGGCCGAGGCACGGGCAAACATGTCGAAATCGTCGAGGACGAGAACGAGGTCTCACGAGGAGCACGCTTGCCGCATCACCGCAGCCCGGTCGTCGGTCCCGGGGGCACCCCGCCGTGCAGGAGGGTTGCCGGCCAGCGAGCCGGGACTTGGCGCTGGCGCTCTTGACCTGATCAGCAACCTAGCACCACCGACTCCGCGCGAAACACCCACTGTCCGCCATATGAGACCAACGCGTCTCACGCGGAGGGACGGCCCAGTTCTCGCAAGGGCACCCTGTCCGTCATGTGAGACACGCACGCAGGCGCGCACGTGGGGACGGGCCCCGGATCGGCGACCCGGGGCCCGCGTGCTCAGGGGGAGATCAACAGGAGGAGCCGACCTTGAAGGAGGTCATCTTGTCGTTGAAGTGCGAGGCCACCGCCGCCTCGGACTTGCCCGGGCCGACGGAGAACATGCAGCCGGTGTACTTGTCGTGCTGGTAGACGGCGACCGTCTTGTCAGTGCGGTTCCAGTAGGAGGTCATCTTGTCGTTGAAGTCGTTGCCGACGTTCGACACGGAGCTCTTGGACTGCAGGAACTTGCCGGTGTAGCTGGAGTGCTCCCACACGCAGAAGTTCCCGGCCGAGCACTGACTGGAATCAGCCGCCGCCGGCACCGCCGCCAGCCCCGCGGTCGCCACCGCGAAGGTCAGCGCCGCCCCGATGCTCGCCAGACGTGAGGCAATCTTCCGGTTTTCCACCTGGAATCCCCCTATGTTTTGTGTGCCTGTCATTACACGATGTGTGCGCAAGAAGGCTAGGAGCGCCACGGTGGCCCGGACCAGAGGACCTATGACCGCCCGACCATCGGAACGCTCCTCAACTCCTGCTGGAATCGGCCGAGTTGCAAGATTGGTGCCCGGACCGGATCCCCCCGGACGAGTGACCGGCACGGCGCCGGGATGACGCCCGCAGACACCGCCGACCCCCCTCCTGTTGCGCCACGAGCCACGATCCACCGCCTCGTCCTCCCCCGACCGATGCCCGGACGCCCGCAGCCCCGCCGCCGGACCCCCTCTACGCTGCCCCGGTGAACGACATCCCCCTGGAGCCGGCCGCCCCCGCCCGCAGCGGGCTGACCGTCGATGCCGTGGTCCGCCACTTCGCCGACCTCCTGGAGCCCGGGCCGCCCCACTGCGGGCCGGGCGACGGCCAGATCGCCGACGTGGTCATCGCCGAGCCGGGAGAACCCCTCGACGGGGCGGCCGGCGCCCTCGTCCTCGCGATCGGCGTACGGGAGACGGAGGCACCCGCGATGGTGGCGGCAGCCGGCGCCGCCGGAGCGACCGCGCTCGCCGTGCGCACCCACGGCGAGGAACTGCCGGACGCGGTACGCGCGGCGGCCGAACACACCGGGATCGCCGTCCTCGGCATCCCCCGGGGGCTGCGCTGGGACCGCGCGGAGGCCGAGGTACGGGCCGCCCTCGCCGTACCGTCCGGCGCGCTCGCGGCGGGCCGCGACGGCGACCTGTTCTCCCTGGCGCAGACCGTGGCCACGCTCACCCACGGGGTGGTCAGCATCGAGGACGGCGCGCACCGCGTCGTCGCGTACGCCGGCTCCGGCGACGAGGCCGACGAACTGCGCCGCCGCTCCATCCTCGGCCGCAGCTGCCCCGAGCCCTATCTGGCGCTGCTGCGCCGGCTCGGCGTGTACCAGCGCGTCCGCGAGGGCGACGAGGTCGTCCCGGTCGGGGAGCAGCCGGAGATGGGCGCGCGGCGACGGCTGGCGATCGGGATCAACGCCGGACGCCGCCCGCTGGGGATCATCTGGGTGCAGGAGGGCGGCCGGCCGCTCGCCGCACGGACACCCGAACTACTGCGCGGCGCCGCCCGCATCGCCGCCGCACAACTCGCCGACCACTACTTCCAGGGCGACGCGCGCGCCCGGCTCGCCTCCCGCGAGGAGCTCAGCCACGGACTGCTCACCGGCCGGTTCGACGCCGCCGCCCTCGCCGCCCACCTCGGCATCGACCCGGCCGCCGGAGCAGACGTGGTCGCCGTCGACCTGCGCGGCCCGGCCGACGGAGTCGCCCCCGCACCGGCGGACGTCCGCCGCGCCGAGGCGGCCGGCATCACCTCCGTCCATGCCGCCGCGCACCGGGAGAACGCCCTCGTCGTCCAGGCCTGCGGGCAGATCTACGCCATCCTCCCGTCCCCGGCGGGAGCCCCGCGCCCACGAGCCGCCGCCGACGCGGGGACACCGCCCGACGAGGCAAGCCTGGTGCGCTGGGCCGAGGAACTGGTGGTCACGCTGCGCCGCATGACCGGCACCCCGGTCCAGGCGGTCGTGGCCGGCCGCGCCGAGCGGCTGACCGACATCCCCTCCGTCAAGCTCCGCGGCCACCGCGCGCTGCGCCTGTTGGCCCGCACCCAGGCCACCACTGTCGGCACCCACACCCGGCTCGCCCCGGCCCTGCTCGTCGGCGACACCCTGGAACTGCTGGAGCGGACACCGCGGTTGCGCTTTCCCGCGGTGGCCGCCCTCGCCGCGCGCGACCGTGACCAGGGCACCGACCTGGCCCGGTCCCTGATGCTCTACCTCGACGGGTTCGGCGACGTCACGGCGGTGGCCGGACAGCTCAACGTGCACCCCAACACGCTGCGTTACCGGGTCCGCAAGGCGGTGGCGCTGACGGGCCTCGACCTCGCCGACCCCGAACACCGGCTCGCCGCCACGCTCCAGCTGCGCCTGGAGCTGAACCCACGGGATGCGAGCGACGCGGCCTTCCCGGGCGTCTGAGCCGCGACCCCGTTGTCGGGACGGACACATCGGGGCCCCGAGCGCTGTCGTGGCGGACAAGAGGTGGGGCGGGCGGGACGGCTTACGTTCACACCCTGTTCGCCTTCCACGACGGCGTCCCTGCCCCGACCACTCCCCCCGGAGGCCCGTCATGTCTTCCTCCGCGCCCCCCGGCGCCACCGCCGACCAGCCCACCACCGACGCCGCTTCCGCCCCGGCCGGCATGCGGCGGATCGCCACCGCCAGCTTCGTCGGCACGGCCATCGAGTTCTACGACTACTACATCTACGGAACCGCGGCCGCCCTCGTCCTCAACGACGCCTTCTTCCCCGAACTCTCCAAGACGGCCGGCACCCTGGCCAGCCTGTCCACCTTCGCGGTCGGCTTCGCCGCCCGCCCCCTGGGCGCCGCGATCTTCGGCCACTTCGGCGACCGGGTGGGCCGCAAGGCCGTCCTGGTGGTCTCCCTGCTGATGATGGGCCTGTCCACCGGGCTCATCGGGCTGCTGCCCGGCTACGCCACCCTCGGCGTACTGGCGCCGATCCTGCTCGTGCTGCTGCGGATCATCCAGGGCCTGGGCCTGGGCGGCGAGTGGGGCGGTGCCGCGCTCCTCGCCGTCGAACACGCCCCCAAGAACAAACGCGGCCTGTACGCCGCGGCACCCCAGATGGGCTCACCCGTCGGCTACTTCGCGGCCACCCTCACCTTCCTGATCATGTCCTCGGTGCTGGACGACGCCTCGTTCGACAGTTGGGGCTGGCGCATCCCCTTCCTGCTCTCGTTCGTCCTGGTCGCCGTTGGCCTCGTGATCCGCCTCAAGGTCGCCGAGACGCCCGCCTTCACGAAGGTCACCGAACAGCGCGAGACGGCCAAGGCCCCGCTGGCTGAGGCGTTCCGCAAGCACCCCAGGGAGATGCTGCTCGGCGCCGGGATGATCACCGTCGTGTACGTCATGTTCTACACGGCGGCCACCTACTGCATGACCTACACCACCGACGACCTCGGCATCCCCAAGAACGACATGCTGCTGCTCACCCTTGTCGCCGTCGTGGTTCTCGGCGTCTCCACCTACCTCGTGGCCCGGTGGTCGGACCGCGTCGGCCGCCGCAAACTGATCCTCGGCGGCGCGGCGTTCGGCATCGTCTGGGGCGCCGTCCTCTTCCCCCTGCTCGACACCGGCAACTACCTCCTCATCGCCGTGGCGCTGAGCGGTGCCCTGCTGTGCATGGGCATCATCTACGGCCCGGCCGGCGCCTACCTGCCCGAACTGTTCGGCACCAGGATGCGCTACTCCGGCGCCGGCTTCTCCTACAACCTTGGCGGCGTCCTGGGCGGCGCGGCGGCCCCGCTCATCGTCACAGCCCTGGCGGAGAACTACAGCGCCTCGGTCGGCGGCTGGTTCATGAGCGCCATGGCCCTGTTCTCCCTGCTGTGCACCCTGGCCCTCCCCGAAACGAAGGAACGCGACCTGGACACCGTCTGACCCCCGCCCCCAGACCACCCGGCCCAGGCAAGGCCCCCGCCCTGCCTGGGCCTTCCACCTCCCGCCTCCCATCGCACGGAACGCCGGAGAAACACCTACAGGTCGTCGGGCAGAAGCCGGAACGCGTGGTCCCCGGTGAGCGGGCTGCCGAAGTCCGGAAGACCTGCGCGCCAATCACACCCATGCGCAAAGGGCCTGGGGCCTACGCCGTGCGAGTGTCCGTGCCGCGCGGGATGTAAAGGTCGTCGCCGAAGACGGCGGAGATCTGGATCTGGCCGCCGAGGGCGGCGGGCATGCCGAGGTGGCCGGGCGACAGGAATTCGGCACGAATCTCGCACGGGGCGCCCAACAGATTCGAGCACGACGAAGGCCCAGATCGGGGATGGTGTCCTTGACCTGGGCCTTCGTGTAAAGAGCGGGCGACGAGAATCGAACTCGCGCTCTGAGCTCGGGAAGCACTGAGCTCTTGGCGGGCCCGTGGTCGCCGACCCGCCGGACTGCCGCCGACGGCGACAGTCCGGCAGGCCACGGAGAACCGCCGTTGACCGTGAACGGCCGCCCGCACGGGCAAGCATCGGGCACGTCTCACCGGGCCACAGGGGCCCGCGCAGCCCGCCACACCTCACGCGGGTGTGTCACTCGAACTGTGCGAAGAACCTCCAGATCTCTCCCTTGGTCCAGGTGGCGACGCCGCTTTCGTTGGGGGAGCCGTCGACCGGACCGGGAATGTGGCCTCCGTCGAACGCGGCCCACTGGACCGGGTACCCGGCACGGCAGCCCGAGTACGTGGTGGTGATGTGCGTTCGGCTGCCCGGCGCGGGCTCGCGCGGGCTCTGGGAAGTGCAGCCGTTGTTGCTGACGAACCTGTCGCGCAGGGACCGTCCTTGCGCGATGTTGAGAACGGAGTCGCTGATGCCGTGGATGCCGAAGTACGCGATGGGCTGGTTGCCGCCGCTGCACCCGCTGATCTGGGCGCCGGCGATGACCGCGACGGCCCTGAAGTCGTTCGCCCGGGCGCAGGCGAGTGCGTAGCTCATGCCGCCGCCCCAGCTGAACCCCGTGGCGAAACGCTGTGCCGGGTTGACGCAGAGGCCGGCCTCGATGCGCCGGATCATGTCGTCGACGAAGGTGATGTCCTCACCGCCCGCATTGGCCCAGCCGTTGTCGAGGCCCTGGGGAGCGACGAGGATCGCGGTGTTGTTCGACTGTTCCTGCTGGCCGTAGTAGGACCAGGCGTTCCCGCTCGTTCCGCCGGAGGCGACGTCCTGGGCGGTTCCGCCTCGCCAGTGGAATGCGAAGATCAGCCGGTAGGGACGGTTGTTGTCGTAGTTGGCAGGGACTCTGAGGATGAAGCTGCGGCTCTTGCCGCCGCTCTGGATCGTGTGCGTGCCGCTCGTCAGCCCCGGGGCGCTGCCGCATCCGCCCTCGCCACCGGACGACAGCTTGATCATTCGCCATTGCTGGTTGGTGCCGCCCCAGTCGGCGTACTGGATGATGCTGCCGCCGTCGGCGGTCGAGGCGTCCCGCACCTCTACCGCCTTGCCGCTGCCGCGGTTGATCAGCCGGACGTGTTCCGCGTCGGAGTCGGCCAGCCGGAACTGCTGGTTGGCTCCGTTGTGGTCGGCCCACTGCTGGACCGCGGCACCGTCGGCGGTCGAGGCGCCCGCGACGTCGAGAACCTTGTCCGAATGCCGGGCCTTGAGCCGGTAGAAGCCGTTGCCGGCGTCCACGAACTGCCACTGCTGGTTGGTTCCGTCGTGGCGCGTCCACTGCTGGAGCGCGGCCCCGTCGGCGGTCGAGGCGCCCGCGACGTCCAGTGCCTTGCCGCTGTTGCGATTGACCAGGACGTACCAGGTGTCTGTGTCCACCGCCGCGGCCTCGGCGGACGCTGACAGCCCCTGGGCGGGCGTGGTGATCACCGAGGTGAGCAGACCGGTCGCGAGGACCGTCGCCAGCACGGCGGTGATCCGGGACCACCATCGAGATCCGTGTGGGCGGGCGGAGCGAGCCGCACCAGGGATCTTCATCGAGTCACTCCCTTGTCAGCGACGGCCCCCATCAGGTGACGGCCCAGCGCTGGTTGCTGCCGTTCCAGCAGGAGTAGAGCTGGAGCAGGGCGCCGTTGCCGGAGCCTGTGGCATCGAGGCAGAGGCCGGACTGGACGCCGACGATGGAGCCGTCGGAGTTCACGCGCCATTTCTGGTTGTCGCCGCCCCAGCAGCTGTAGATCTGAACTCTGGCGCCGTTGCCGGTGCCGCCGGCGTCCAGGCACTTGTTGCCGTAGACCCTGAACTCGCCGTCGGCGGTGTGCGTCCACTGCTGGTTGGTGCCGCCGTGGCAGTCCCACAGCTGGACCTGGGTGCCGTCGGTGGTGCTGGAGTTGGGCACGTCCAGGCACCGCTCCGAACCGACGCCCCTGATCCGCCCACCCGGAATGGGCGTGGACGAGCCGCCGTTGAGCGCGTTGAGGACGGCGTCGTAGGCGGGCTTCTTGCTGCCGTTGTTGTTGAACAGCAGCGGCGTGTGCTGCGATCGCCAGGAGTCGCTGTCGCGCACACCCCAGACGGTGATGCCGACGCAGCGCGCGACCGCCAGGCAGTCATTGGTCACGTTGGCGAAAGTCGTGGGCGAGGCGCCCTGGATGTCGAGCTCGGTGACGGACACGTCGACGCCGAGCGCGGCGAAACTCTGCAGGGTGGTACGGAAGTTGCTGTTGTAGGGGTTGCCTTCGTTGAAGTGCGCCTGGAAGCCGACACAGTCGATCGGCACGCCGCGCTGCTTGAAGTCCCGGACCATGGAGTACATGGCCTGCGTTTTGGCCGAGTTCCAGTTCTCTACGTTGTAGTCGTTGTAGCAGAGCTTGGCGGCCGGGTCGACGGCGCGCGCGGTGCGGAAGGCGACCTCGATCCAGTCGTTGCCGGAGCGCTGCAGGTTGGAGTCGCGCCGGGCTCCCGAACCGCCGTCGGCGAAGGCTTCGTTCACGACGTCCCACTCGACGATCTTGCCGCGGTAGTGGGTCATCACGCCGGTGATGTGGTCGTTCATCGCCCGGCGCAGCTCGCTGCCGTTGAGGCTCTGCATCCAGCCGGGCTGCTGGGAGTGCCAGGCCAGGGTGTGGCCGCGCACCTGCTTGCCGTTCTGCACCGCCCAGTTGTAGACGCGGTCACCTGCGGTGAAGTTGAACTGTCCCCGCTGGGGTTGGGTGGCATCGATCTTCATCTCGTTCTCGGCCGTCACCGAGTTGAACTCGCGGCTCGCGATACTCGTGTACACCGAGTCGTTCAACCTGCCCGAGGCGATGGCGACGCCGAAGTAACGACCGCTCTGCGCCGCCGCGGCGCCGAGCGTGCTCTCGGCGGCGTGTGCGCTCGGCGGGTTGACCAGGGCACCGACCACCCCGAGGACGCCGACGACCAGCGCTATCAGTAGACCCTGGAACTTCCGGCGGGCGGTGGGTGGAGATATGGCGTACGAGCCCATGACTGTGCCTCCTGGGTAGACGTCACGGAAGGGCTGAAGTGCGGCGGAGGCGTCGTCCGCCCCCACGCGGCGGGCGGACGAGGCGGGCCGGAACCCGGGCATCACGGGATGACCGGACACCATGGGCGCGCCGAAGGGCAGCGGATTCGGCGGGGACGATGAGCGACGACGACGCCGGGCCGTAATGGACGACCACGGCCGCGCGTACCGGACGCGGGGCCGTGGCGGGGTTGCGACAGAGGCATGGGGTGCTCCATGGCGGCTCAACCGGCGGACCGCCACGCGGCGTCGCTTACCTCTCCGATTGTGCGAAGAGCCAGGATGCGCCGGCGTGAACCTCACCGGATCGGAAACGGGGTGGCGCGGGTGCTGTGGTGCGCGGCTCTGCCGTGCACCACAGAACACTCGGGGCGGACTGTTCGAAGTGCGAGCGGCAACTGCCTTCTCAGACAGCGAGAGTGAGGGGTTGACGGTGGATCGTCAATCATCCTCGCGGAATGTTCCGCATCTCGACCGAAAATTTCCGGAAGCCCGGTGAGCTCGACGGGGACGGCCTGACCCCCGGCGCCGCCGTCGGTGGGGGCCGTTGGCACGGGCCCCGACAAGGGGAGCGAAACAGCAGGTCGGCGAGGTCAAGCGGCCCCTGAGGCGACAGGTCCAGGTGCCGGCCGGTCGCGCGAGGCCGAGTGCCGGCCGGGGTCGGACGTGCCCCCTCAAGCGCGAAGGAGAGGCGCTGTTTGTGGACAGATGGGTGACAGGTCTTGACCGAGAGGTCACATGTTCCTACCTTGTGGCGCCAAGGAGTCCGTGAAGTTTCGTAAGTTTTCGATGCTTGACGCTTCCCGCCCCGGAGGTCTCCAGGGCCGACACCCACCGGACGCACAGTGGATCCGCTGGTGTGACGGCCCCCCGGCGGCAGCTGTTACAACGGGTCGTCAGCTGGGACGGCTGAAGGCTGGAGGTATCTCTCGTCTCCGTCCACGGCGAAGCGCTCCGGTTGAGCGCCCAGCGCACCAACTCTTCGGCACACGCGGCCGCTTTCGCACCTCTCCCGTCCCTGACCCCCCGGGGCGGCCGTTGCGGTTCATCGGGGTCACCCCACCCCCGACCCCAGAAAGGGATGCCTCATGTGGCTTCGCCGTCCGTCCCCGCTCCGCCGGAGACGCCTGCTCGCCGTCCTTGCGCCCTTACTGCTCGTGGCCACCTTCCTCGGTGCCCAGCCCGCCAGCGCGGCGACCATCGACCCCAACGCCTCGTACGTGCTGGTCAACCGCAACAGCGGCAAGGCCCTGGACGTCTACAACCAGGCGACCGGCGATGGCGCACGCATCACCCAGTGGACCAGGAACGACCAGGCCCAGCAGCAGTGGCAGTTCGTCGACTCCGGCAACGGCAACTACCGCATCAAATCCCGCCACTCCGGCAAGGTCCTGGACATCCACAACTGGTCCACCCAGAACGGCGGCTCGATCGTCCAGTGGACCGACCTGAACGCCACCAACCAGCAGTGGCGGGTGGCCGACAGCTCTGATGGCTACGTGAGGTTCATTTCGCGTCACAGCGGCAAGGCCCTCGAAGTACAAGGCGCCTCCACCGCCGACAGCGCGAACATCGTCCAGTACGACGACTGGAACGGCGCCAATCAGCAGTGGCAGCTCGTCAAGGTCGGCGGCGGCAACCCCAGCCCGTGCGCTCTGCCATCGACATACCGCTGGACATCAACGGGCGCGCTGGCGCAGCCCAAGGCGGGTTGGGTCTCGCTCAAGGACTTCACCGTCGCCCCCTACAACGGCCAGCACCTCGTCTACGCGACGACGCACGACACCGGGACGCGCTGGGGTTCGATGAACTTCAGCCTGTTCGGCAACTGGTCGCAGATGGCCTCGGCCAGCCAGAACACGATGTCAGCTTCCACCGTCGCGCCCACGCTCTTCTACTTCGCGCCGAAGAACATCTGGGTGCTCGCCTACCAGTGGGGCAGGACCTCCTTCTCCTACCGGACCTCAAGCGACCCCACCAACCCGAACGGCTGGTCGGCCGAGCAGGAGCTCTTCTCCGGAAGAATCTCCGACTCCCAGACCGGTCCCATCGACCAGACGCTCATCGCTGACGACACGAACATGTACCTGTTCTTCGCCGGTGACAACGGCAGGATCTACCGGGCCAGTATGCCGATCGGGAACTTCCCGAGCAGCTTCGGCTCGACATCGACCGTGATCATGAGCGATACGCAGAACAACCTGTTCGAAGGCCCGCAGGTCTACAAACTTCAGGGTGAGAACCGCTACCTCATGATCGTCGAGGCGATCGGCTCGCAAGGCCGCTACTTCCGCTCGTTCACAGCCACCAGCCTGAACGGCTCGTGGACACCCCAAGCCGCGACCGAGAACAACCCCTTCGCCGGCAAGGCCAACAGCGGCGCCACCTGGACCAACGACATCAGCCACGGCGAACTGCTCCGCACGAGCGCCGATCAGACCATGACCATCGACCCCTGCAATCTGCAACTCCTCTACCAGGGGCGCAGCCCCAACTCCGGCGGCGACTACGGTCTCCTCCCCTACCGCCCAGGCTTGCTGACACTGCAGCGCTGACGGCGTGACACGACTCCGGCTCCGACATGGAGCCGACGTGGCGGGCTCGGCCTTCCGCCGAGCCCGCCGCGTCACACGACAACGTCAGGAGTCATACGGCGACAGAGCGCGGGCCGCACAACGCTGACCAGCCCGAGCGCTCCCCCTACAGCGTCTCGACCTCGAACGACGCCACGTGCCCCGGGTCGGCAACGACAATCCGTTCAGCGAAAGACAGTTCCGCCTCCGGAGTGGTGTGGCCAGAAGGCGTCTTCCCGGTGCTCGGGGCGCTGGGCACTCGGAGCCGTTCGGGCATGCCGCTGGGTGCACTGGTATGCGGTGCGGATGCGTGTGGTGCGCATCACGCACTCTGTGTCGCGAAATGGATACCGGCGGTGTCCGGCGGTCACACAGGAGCCGCAGGCGCGGCTATCCGGGCGCCCAAGGGCTCCATATGGCGCGGATCTGGCACGTGACCCCCATGCCGGCCTCGCTCAGCAGAAACCCCCAAGTCGCTGACTTGGGGGTTTGAGATGGAGCGGGCGACGAGAATCGAACTCGCGCTCTGAGCTTGGGAAGCTCATGTTCTACCATTAAACTACGCCCGCCGGGAGCTGGAGCTAGTTTAGCGCATCCTGGGAGTGGCTGGGGACGGGTGTCGGAGGGATCCCTTAAGGTGGCCGCGTTGCCGGCGTCTGGAGGGGTCTCTTTGCAGGTCACCGTTGTCCGTTGTGCCGAGGGGCACGTGTTCGCCGCGCCCCGTTTCCCCCTGCGGCAGCTGCGTCGTGAGCGGATCGGGCCCGCGCGGTTGCTGAGGTGTCCGCGGTGCGGGCGGCTGCGCAGTGCCGTGCCTGTGTCAGACCTGGGTGCGGTGGAAGTTCAGGTATGACCGGGAGGGGGTCGGCCCGCGCTGGTTCTGGTAGCGGGAGCCGACCCCGCTCGATCCGTAGGGGTGTTCGGACGGCGAGGTCAGCCGGAACATGCACAGCTGGCCGATCTTCATGCCGGGCCACAGCTTGATCGGGAGCGTCGCCACGTTGGACAGCTCCAGCGTCACATGGCCCGAGAAGCCCGGGTCGATGAAGCCGGCCGTCGAGTGGGTGAGCAGCCCGAGGCGTCCGAGGGAGCTCTTGCCCTCCAGCCGGGAGGCCACATCCTCGGGGAGCGAGACCACCTCGTACGTCGAGGCGAGGACGAACTCCCCGGGGTGCAGGATGAACGGCTCGTCGCCGGCCGGCTCGATCACGCGGGTCAGGTCGGGCTGCTCGACCGAGGGGTCGATGTGGGGGTAGCGGTGGTTCTCGAACACCCGGAAGTAGCGGTCGAGCCGCACGTCGATGCTGGAGGGCTGCACCATCGACGGATCGAAGGGGTCGATGCGTACCCGTCCGGCGTCGATTTCCGTCCGGATGTCCTTGTCTGAGAGAAGCACCCCCGAAGGCTACAGCGTCACAGCGTGCCCAGCTTCACCAGCATCAGCAGCGACATCAGCTGGATGGCCGACGCCGCCAGGGCGCGCGGCCAGGGGAGTTCGTGGGAGCGGGACACCATCAGCGTGAACAGCGCGCCCGCGAACAGCCAGGTCGCCCAGCCCAGTATCTGCACCACCGGGCTGGCCCCGCCGACGAAGATGGCCACCGCCAGGCGCGGCACATCGGTGAGCGCCATGATGAGCATCGCCAGGCCGGTGGTCGGCGCCCACAGTCCGTTGCCGCCGAACTGCCGGGCCAGGTTGTGGGTCACCGTCGACAGCAGCAGTGAGCCGAGCACCATGGCGACCCCGGTGATCAGCAGGTAGATCACCGCGTTGGAGACCGTGGTGTTGAGTATGTCCTCGCGCGCCTTGTCGAGGCCGAAGACCGCCACCGATCCGTACAGGAAGGTGACGATCAGGGCCGGGCCCCACATGGGGTAGTCCCGCATCCGCCAGAACGTGGGCTCCGGCCGCAGGAGGACCGCCGGCAGCAGTTCCTTCCAGTGCAGGGGGGGCTGAGGGGGCTCGGGTGGCGGTTCGGTCGGATCCGCCGCGCCGTAGCCGTACCCCTGGTGCTGGTTCCCGCCGCCGTCGTCGTAGTACGGATCGGGGACCGGCTGCTGGTACGGATACGGCTGCTGCGGATCTTGCTCGCGCTTCCTTCGTTGTCCGGGCACAAGTACGAACGTACCCCCTCCCGGCGGTCTTCCGGACCCGGTCCCTGTCAGCTGACGGGGTCTTCCACGCTGCCCTCCGTCTCGGCGGCCGCGACCGGGGTCTTCA
It contains:
- a CDS encoding MFS transporter yields the protein MSSSAPPGATADQPTTDAASAPAGMRRIATASFVGTAIEFYDYYIYGTAAALVLNDAFFPELSKTAGTLASLSTFAVGFAARPLGAAIFGHFGDRVGRKAVLVVSLLMMGLSTGLIGLLPGYATLGVLAPILLVLLRIIQGLGLGGEWGGAALLAVEHAPKNKRGLYAAAPQMGSPVGYFAATLTFLIMSSVLDDASFDSWGWRIPFLLSFVLVAVGLVIRLKVAETPAFTKVTEQRETAKAPLAEAFRKHPREMLLGAGMITVVYVMFYTAATYCMTYTTDDLGIPKNDMLLLTLVAVVVLGVSTYLVARWSDRVGRRKLILGGAAFGIVWGAVLFPLLDTGNYLLIAVALSGALLCMGIIYGPAGAYLPELFGTRMRYSGAGFSYNLGGVLGGAAAPLIVTALAENYSASVGGWFMSAMALFSLLCTLALPETKERDLDTV
- a CDS encoding peroxidase-related enzyme (This protein belongs to a clade of uncharacterized proteins related to peroxidases such as the alkylhydroperoxidase AhpD.) → MFARASADHATEHHEAELMSTTPDDIARLAGLDERIAAARATKPLVAQRAQEASDALFGGEAAVSVPVRRGLAALAARRHGVDALVQDHVRLGADTAFLSDELPEDPTLRAAAAHVDLISVSPALATRADLDLLTEAGWTPDDIVVISQVAAFTAFQARAIQGLRLLQGQNPEPADTPHRPTPGRGRTKSTARVASNGRERPVAYTRELLSWTAWVPPVPTDELTPEQEDSFRGKTNGEYFRLLARLPRVLAARTSLDAAIFATREGLPRAERELAAAATSKVTDCVYCASVHARKSAQMSKRPEDVDRLLGVSLQRDADWLPAATAPLAAGQDARWTAVIEFAAALATTPVSATTAHVDRLRAEGLADTELTDLVAATAFFGWANRLMLSLGDPYWPDAAPTPAR
- a CDS encoding RICIN domain-containing protein, with product MLATVLATGLLTSVITTPAQGLSASAEAAAVDTDTWYVLVNRNSGKALDVAGASTADGAALQQWTRHDGTNQQWQFVDAGNGFYRLKARHSDKVLDVAGASTADGAAVQQWADHNGANQQFRLADSDAEHVRLINRGSGKAVEVRDASTADGGSIIQYADWGGTNQQWRMIKLSSGGEGGCGSAPGLTSGTHTIQSGGKSRSFILRVPANYDNNRPYRLIFAFHWRGGTAQDVASGGTSGNAWSYYGQQEQSNNTAILVAPQGLDNGWANAGGEDITFVDDMIRRIEAGLCVNPAQRFATGFSWGGGMSYALACARANDFRAVAVIAGAQISGCSGGNQPIAYFGIHGISDSVLNIAQGRSLRDRFVSNNGCTSQSPREPAPGSRTHITTTYSGCRAGYPVQWAAFDGGHIPGPVDGSPNESGVATWTKGEIWRFFAQFE
- a CDS encoding peptidase inhibitor family I36 protein is translated as MENRKIASRLASIGAALTFAVATAGLAAVPAAADSSQCSAGNFCVWEHSSYTGKFLQSKSSVSNVGNDFNDKMTSYWNRTDKTVAVYQHDKYTGCMFSVGPGKSEAAVASHFNDKMTSFKVGSSC
- a CDS encoding PucR family transcriptional regulator — its product is MNDIPLEPAAPARSGLTVDAVVRHFADLLEPGPPHCGPGDGQIADVVIAEPGEPLDGAAGALVLAIGVRETEAPAMVAAAGAAGATALAVRTHGEELPDAVRAAAEHTGIAVLGIPRGLRWDRAEAEVRAALAVPSGALAAGRDGDLFSLAQTVATLTHGVVSIEDGAHRVVAYAGSGDEADELRRRSILGRSCPEPYLALLRRLGVYQRVREGDEVVPVGEQPEMGARRRLAIGINAGRRPLGIIWVQEGGRPLAARTPELLRGAARIAAAQLADHYFQGDARARLASREELSHGLLTGRFDAAALAAHLGIDPAAGADVVAVDLRGPADGVAPAPADVRRAEAAGITSVHAAAHRENALVVQACGQIYAILPSPAGAPRPRAAADAGTPPDEASLVRWAEELVVTLRRMTGTPVQAVVAGRAERLTDIPSVKLRGHRALRLLARTQATTVGTHTRLAPALLVGDTLELLERTPRLRFPAVAALAARDRDQGTDLARSLMLYLDGFGDVTAVAGQLNVHPNTLRYRVRKAVALTGLDLADPEHRLAATLQLRLELNPRDASDAAFPGV